The following proteins come from a genomic window of Paucimonas lemoignei:
- a CDS encoding DNA-binding protein translates to MEIQANGIGLRLKHERLRLGLSQREFGEVGGVEVNSQGKYESGKRLPKSDYLAAVAVLGVDLLYVLTGQSASVITALSNCESVVLGNYRALPKEDQATISRVILTISGLLIGPMPGSDKVGRSSGVEDESVALMGVMRQ, encoded by the coding sequence ATGGAGATTCAGGCAAACGGTATTGGTCTGCGGCTCAAGCATGAGCGACTACGTCTCGGACTTTCGCAGCGGGAGTTTGGCGAGGTCGGCGGTGTAGAGGTTAACTCGCAGGGAAAGTATGAAAGCGGCAAACGCTTGCCCAAGTCAGATTACCTGGCCGCTGTCGCTGTCCTGGGCGTGGATCTCCTTTACGTCCTGACAGGCCAGTCAGCCTCGGTGATTACTGCGTTGAGCAATTGCGAGTCGGTGGTGCTTGGCAATTACCGAGCGCTGCCTAAAGAGGATCAGGCCACGATATCCCGGGTCATCCTGACAATTTCTGGTTTATTGATCGGGCCAATGCCCGGCAGCGATAAGGTTGGGCGTAGCAGTGGAGTCGAAGATGAGTCAGTCGCGTTGATGGGCGTGATGCGACAGTGA
- a CDS encoding multi-sensor hybrid histidine kinase — translation MRELRLLIVDDNAATRYALRRRMERHSFIVSEAGTGTEGLELIAAQMPDALILDVNLPDMSGFDVVRLLRSEPRTALLPVVHVSAASIQTADIVTGLEAGADAYLVHPVDPDVLLATLRTLLRVRDTEYALRESEARFRDIFVNISAPIAVMDADLKVHECNHAFARLIQHSAAQQTVRQSLADGQDEIIRELRAGLLAGERWKGTLHMQVRGELRETEWQISPYRTPQLSLVFIEDVTEHRRREQSHLQKLDSVNTQLAHEVAERARTEAQLLQAQKMDAIGKLTGGIAHDFNNLLTGIITGIELIKKRTEENRPDKIMRYADAALASALSAAALTHRLLAFARQQPLDARPIDINQHIRSLEDLLRRTIGKRIALTLDLTSQSAIALVDSSQLESALLNLVINARDALPEGGTIRVTTFAAHSKGDSRLADGAYLALSVKDDGVGIEHSVIDKVFDPFFTTKPIGEGTGLGLSTIYGFARQSGGDVVIRSLAGHGTEVTLMFPAGVDVVPVAALPNAPLRLGAGQHILIVEDTASVRMFVNELLIDNGYRCTQVADVATALSALENDHSIDLLLTDVGLPHMNGRELADRSRLWRPSLPVLFMTGYAENALNRQSFLGEGMDMIIKPFKLGALLEKVDSMLAAGSRKT, via the coding sequence ATGCGTGAATTGCGCCTGCTGATCGTTGATGACAACGCCGCCACCCGCTATGCCCTACGCCGGCGGATGGAGCGTCACAGTTTTATTGTCTCCGAAGCAGGCACCGGCACTGAAGGCCTTGAGCTGATTGCTGCGCAGATGCCTGACGCCTTGATCCTGGATGTGAACCTGCCAGACATGAGCGGCTTCGACGTCGTGCGCCTGTTGCGCTCGGAGCCCCGGACCGCCTTGTTGCCAGTGGTTCATGTTTCTGCGGCGTCGATTCAGACCGCCGATATCGTCACCGGCCTGGAAGCGGGGGCCGACGCTTATCTGGTCCACCCCGTTGACCCGGACGTGCTGCTGGCGACCCTGCGCACCTTGCTGCGCGTGCGTGACACCGAATATGCATTGCGTGAAAGCGAGGCGCGGTTCCGGGACATTTTCGTCAATATCTCCGCGCCGATTGCGGTCATGGATGCCGACCTCAAGGTGCATGAGTGCAACCATGCCTTTGCTCGTCTGATTCAGCACAGCGCCGCGCAGCAGACCGTGCGCCAGTCGCTGGCTGACGGCCAGGATGAAATTATTCGAGAGCTGCGAGCCGGGCTGCTGGCCGGCGAGCGCTGGAAAGGCACTCTGCACATGCAGGTGCGTGGCGAGTTGCGCGAAACCGAGTGGCAGATTTCTCCCTACCGCACGCCACAGTTGAGCCTGGTGTTCATCGAGGATGTCACCGAGCATCGGCGACGCGAGCAGTCACACCTTCAGAAACTGGACAGCGTCAACACCCAGCTGGCCCATGAGGTTGCCGAGCGCGCCCGCACCGAGGCTCAGTTGCTGCAGGCGCAGAAAATGGATGCCATCGGCAAGTTGACCGGCGGCATTGCCCACGACTTCAACAATTTGCTGACCGGGATCATCACCGGCATCGAACTGATCAAGAAGCGCACAGAAGAAAATCGTCCCGACAAAATCATGCGCTACGCCGATGCGGCGCTGGCATCAGCCTTGAGCGCTGCGGCGCTGACCCACCGCTTGCTGGCCTTTGCCCGTCAGCAACCGCTGGATGCACGGCCCATCGACATCAACCAGCACATCCGCTCGCTGGAAGACCTGCTGCGGCGCACCATCGGCAAACGTATCGCCCTGACCCTGGACCTGACTTCCCAATCGGCGATTGCGCTGGTGGACAGCAGCCAGCTGGAAAGCGCGTTGCTCAATCTGGTGATCAACGCGCGCGATGCGTTGCCTGAAGGTGGCACGATTCGAGTGACCACCTTTGCTGCCCACTCCAAAGGTGATTCCAGACTGGCCGATGGCGCGTACCTGGCGCTTTCGGTCAAGGACGACGGCGTTGGCATCGAGCACAGCGTTATCGACAAGGTGTTTGATCCGTTTTTCACCACCAAGCCCATCGGCGAGGGCACCGGCCTCGGGCTTTCGACCATTTATGGGTTTGCGCGTCAGTCCGGCGGTGACGTCGTCATCCGCAGCCTGGCGGGGCATGGCACCGAGGTCACCCTGATGTTCCCTGCCGGAGTCGATGTGGTGCCTGTGGCCGCGTTGCCTAATGCTCCTCTCAGACTGGGAGCAGGGCAACATATCCTGATCGTCGAAGACACCGCCTCAGTGCGCATGTTTGTCAACGAACTGCTGATCGACAACGGCTACCGCTGCACCCAGGTGGCAGACGTTGCCACGGCACTCTCTGCGCTGGAGAACGACCACTCCATTGATCTGCTGCTCACTGACGTTGGTCTGCCTCACATGAACGGGCGCGAACTGGCCGACCGTTCGCGGCTGTGGCGGCCATCGCTGCCGGTATTGTTCATGACCGGGTATGCCGAAAATGCGCTTAACCGCCAGAGCTTCCTTGGGGAAGGCATGGACATGATCATCAAGCCGTTCAAGCTGGGCGCCTTGCTCGAGAAAGTCGACAGCATGCTTGCGGCAGGTAGCCGTAAAACGTGA